AGATCGCCCCGGGTCTTCCTGCCCCATGCCACGGCGGGCACGGCGGGCACGGCGGTGATCGACGAGCTGCGACACGCGCCCACGTCCACCGTCGCCTGAATCGCGGTCCGGCGCCTCCGGCCAAGTCGAGTGACCATTGACCCTGGTCCAGCGTCGTCCACAGGGGGACCCTGGATGATGGGCCAGGAGGTTGCCATGCCCTTCATCGATCGTGCCGATGCCGGACGACGCCTGGCGGCGCTCCTCGACCATCTTCGGGGCTCCGACGTCGTGGTGGTCGGCCTCCCCCGGGGTGGGGTGCCTGTGGCCTTCGAGGTGGCCCGTGCGTTGGGTGCACCGCTGGACGTGATCGCGGTGCGCAAGGTGGGTGTGCCCTTCCAGCCCGAGCTGGCCATGGGCGCCATCGGCGAAGCGGGGGCACGGGTGGTCGACGAGCGAGTCGTCGCGGCGGCTGGCATCAGCAGCGAGGAGTTCGCCGCCGTGGAGGCCCGCGAGCGTGTCGAGCTCGAGCGCCGCGTGCGGCGGTTCCGGGGGGAGCGGCCTCCGGTCTCCCTTGCCGGCCGCACGGTGGTCGTCGTCGACGACGGCATCGCCACCGGGTCGACAGCCCGGGCCGCCTGCCAGGTAGCGCGAGCCCGGGGCGCCGCCCGGGTGGTCCTTGCCATCCCGGTCGCACCCCCCGAGTCGGTCGCCACGCTGAGCCGCGACGCCGACGAGGTCGTGTGTGTCGAGACGCCGGTGAGGTTCTTCGCCATCGGGGAGTTCTACGAGGACTTCACCCAGACGAGCGACGCCGAGGTGATCGCCCTGCTCGAGCGGGCGGTGCCGCTTGCCGCGGTCACCGCTCACCCGACCGCGATCGGTGGCCGGGGCCCGTCTGCGACACCCGACCCCCCGCTCCGGGACGAGGACGTCGAGGTGCGCGCCGGGACGCTGCGGCTCTCGGGCCACCTGACGGTTCCCGAAGGGGTGACGGGCATCGTCGTCTTCGCCCACGGGAGCGGCAGCAGCCGGCACAGCCCCCGCAACCGTTTCGTGGCGTCGGTCCTCAACCGCGACGGCCTCGGCACCCTGCTCTTCGACCTCCTCACGCCGGAGGAGGAGGTCGACCGGGCCAACGTGTTCGACATCTCCCTGCTCGGGCACCGACTCGTCGAGGTGACGCGCTGGCTGCGAGCCGATCCCACGGCTGCCACGTTGCGTGTCGGGTACTTCGGCGCGAGCACCGGCGCAGCAGCCGCCCTGTGGGCTGCGGGAGCGCCGGACGCGGAGATCGCCGCCGTCGTCTCCCGGGGGGGACGCCCTGACCTGGCAGCCGACAGACTGGCGTTCGTCGCCGCCCCGACCCTGCTCATCGTGGGTGGTCATGACGACGTCGTGCTGGATCTCAATCGCCGAGCGGCGGCGCAGCTGCGATGCGAGCACCGGCTCGAGGTCGTCCCGGGCGCGACCCATCTCTTCGAGGAGCCCGGCACCCTCGAGACCGCCGCCGCGTTGGCGAGCGGCTGGTTCGTCGGCCACATGGCCACGTCCCGGACATGAGCGACGTCGACGTCTGACGCCGCCCCCACGAGGAGGAGCGCGCCGACATCGCCCGGGGGAGCGACCTGGCGGCCCCCCTCGTCCATCCGGCGGCCGTCCTCATCTCGCCGGGATGGAGGACGCCCAGATCACGCTGCTCGCACGACGCGGCGGCTCGGATCAACTCTCGGCGATCGGGTTCTTGTCGGCCGGCTTCGGTTCGGATGTCGGAATTCGGATCTCGAGGATGCCGTCTTTGTGGCGCTCGTCCGCCGGGCGGTCGCGCAGCCGGGCTTCGCGGTCGGCTTATCTCGTCCGGCGTCCGCCGTGCAGTGCTCTGGCCGATCGGAGCACCAGTCCAGCCAAGCGGAAGATCCGCTGATCGCCGCCGACAGGGGCCTGGATCAACCTCAGCTCGTTGGTGACGAAGCCAAATGACAACCCCGTGGCAGGATCGGCCCACCCCCCCGAGCCACCGAAACCGTAATGCCCGAAGGCCGAGTCACCCCGGTATCCTCGCGCCCCGGCCCGGTGGTACCCCATGCGCCAATTCATCCGCATGCCGATGACCGCGTCGTGGGCCCTGGTCTGGACCTCGCTCAGCGCGCGCACCGTCTCCGGGGACAGGAGCCGGATGCCTTCGACCTCACCATCGTTGGCGATGACCGCGTAGAGCTTGGCGAGCGCATGCGCCGAGAAGAGGCCGTTGACCGACGGCATCTCGGTGTTCAGCACCGACGGCGACGGACCGGTGAGCAGGCGGTCGAGGTACGGGACGTACAGTGCCTCGAGGAAACGGCGGGTCAACTCGACCTTGCGAAGCGTCGGCATGGACCTGGCGCTCATGCTGGCAAAGAGCGGTGGCGTGGGACGCACGGGCGGGGTCCGGCCGAGGGACGGCGCGAAGCGGCCGACGCCGTCGGGCGGCATCCCGATGCACAAGCCGTCCGTGCCCAGGGGCTCGGCGAGCTCCGCACGCACGAGGTCTGCCATGCCGAGCCCGGTGACCCTCCGGGCCAACCCGGCCAGCAGCCACCCGAAGGTGATCGCGTGGTACCCGGGGTGCCCCGGCCACGGGTCCGAGGGCCGGGCCGCGAGTCGTTCCTCCAGGGCGATGTGGTCGAGCAGGGCCTCCGGGCCGTCGACGAGATCGGTCATCGAGTGCAGGCCGGCCTGGTGGCTGAGAAGCTGTCGCACGGTGATGGCTTGCTTCCCGGCAGCACCGAAGTCCGGCCAGTAGGAGGCGACCGGCGCGTCGTAGTCGACCAGGCCACGGTCGGCCAGGCGATGGATGACGGTGGCAGCCACACCCTTGGTGGTCGAGAAGCATATGGTGACCGTGTCGCGCTCCCACGGCCGCGACCGGCGGCGGTCGGCGAACCCGGCCCACACGTCGACGACCGGCCGGCCGTGCAAACGGACCGCCAGGCCTGCGCCACCTCGGCTGCCCGAATTGAACAGCTGGCCGAAGTACGACACCGCGGGCGCGAACATCGGATGCGCGTGGCCCTCGAGGGACCCGGGTGGAAGCTGTCGATCCGCGGCCCGGTGGGCTTGCCCGGCGGAGGTCAATGCCGCCACCCGACCGCTGAGGGGTCGCCCGGACAGTCCGCGGCGGTCATGAGGGGGTCGGCGCTGCGGCTCGCATGTCCCACGCCTCCTGGTACCGACGGCCTACCTGCGTCCTGGCCCCACGGTATGCCCCTGCCTGGCGACCCGACAGAGTCCTTGGCCCTATCTCACCGTGGAGCGCACACGCCGACGCCCTGGTCATCCGACCACCGACACCGGCACCTCCGACCGGGGACCGGGACGTTGTGACCATGGTCCCTGGCGGCACCGGCGCCGGCGGGCGACGCTGTCCGCGTGCGGTCGAAAGCGACCTCCGCGGTGGTGGCTGACAACTGCCGCGCCATCCGGGGGGACGTCGGGGACTACGACGCACTGCTCGATCTCGTCGGCGACCGGCGTTTCGTTCTGATGGGCGAGTCCTCGCACGGCACACACGAGTTCTACCGGGAGCGGGCCCGCATAACCCGCCGCCTGATCGACGAATGCGGCTTCACCGCTGTGGCCGTCGAGGCGGATTGGCCCGACGCCTACCGAGTCAACCGCTACGTCATGGGCCTCTCCCGTGACAAGGATGCCGATGCGGCGCTGTCGGACTTCCGGCGCTTCCCGGCGTGGATGTGGCGGAACCGCGATGTCGTGGCCTTCGTGGAGTGGCTCCGCGCTCGCAACGACGCCCACGCTCACGCCACGAAGGCCCGGTTCTACGGGCTCGACCTCTACAGCCTCCGTGCGTCGATGGACGCCGTCGTGGCGTATCTGGACCGCGTCGATCCGATCGAAGCGCGCCGGGCCCGCGATCGGTACTCGTGCTTCGACGAGGTCGGTGGTGAGGGCCAGGCGTACGGTTACGGGTTGGCGTTCTCGGGAGCGATCCCCTGCGAGAACGAGGTCGTCGCCCAGCTGATCGAGTTGCGGCGGAGGGCCGATGCCTACCTGCGCAGAGACGGCTGGATCGCAGACGACGAATTCTTCTTCGCGGAGCAGAATGCACGTCTCGTGCGAAACGCCGAGGAGTACTACCAGCAGATGTACCGGGCCGAGGCCTCGTCGTGGAACCTCCGTGACCGGCACATGGCGGGAACGCTCGATGCGCTCGTCGAGCATCTCGACCGGCACCTTCCCCGAGCGAAGGTCGTCGTGTGGGAGCACAACTCGCACGTGGGTGACGCGCGCGCCACCGAGATGAGCGCACGGGGCGAGCTCAACGTCGGGCAGCTCGCCCGGCAGCGCTATGGAAAGCAATGCTTGCTCGTGGGCTTGACGACATTCGACGGAACGGTCACGGCAGCCACGGATTGGGGCGGACCCGCGGAACGCAAGCGAGTGCGCCCCGCGTCGGCTGATTCTCACGAGGCACTCCTCCATCAGAGCGGAGTGCCGCGCTTCATGCTCGATGCAATGACGCCCCCCGTACATGAGATCTTGGCGGTCCCGCGCCTAGAGCGGGCCATCGGGGTCATCTATCGGCCCCAGACCGAGCGCAGAAGTCACTACTTCGAGGCTCGCCTTGCCGATCAGTTCGATGCGGTGATCCACTTCGATCGTACCCAGGCACTCGAGCCGCTCGAACGCAGCCCACTGTGGGACGAGGGTGAGCCCCCGGAGACCTTTCCGAGCGGCCTCTGAACCTGAAGCACGACATGTGTCGGGCCATTCGACTCTTGGCGGGCCGGTCACCGTGGGCGCAGGCTGACTTCATGAACGCCGACCTGGCCGCGGTGGCAGCAGGGGTGCCCGCGCCCGGGATGCGGGAGGGTGCGGCGGACAGACCGGAGCCCGCAGTCGAGGCGTCCGGCCTCTCGAAGCGGTACGGCGAGGTCGAGGCCGTCAAGGACGTGTCGTTCTCGGTGTCCCGGGGCGAGGTCTTCGCCTTCCTCGGCCCCAACGGGGCGGGCAAGACCACCACGATCAAGATGCTGTGCACCCTGGCCCGGCCGACGGGCGGAACGGCGACCGTGGGCGGCTTCGACGTGCAGCGCCAGCCCAAGGCCGTGCGGCGCCACATCGGGCTCGTCTTCCAGGAGCAGACCCTGGACGACCAGCTGACGGCCGAGGAGAACCTCCGCTTCCATGCCGTGCTCTACCACGTCCCTCGCGCCGAGGTCGACGGGCGGATCGACCGAGTGCTGCGGCTGGTGGCGCTCGAGAGTCGGCGAAAGGACCTGATCTCGACCTTTTCGGGCGGCATGGCCAGGCGCCTCGAGATCGCCCGGGGCATGGTGCACACCCCGGCAGTGCTCTTCCTCGACGAACCCACGATCGGCCTCGACCCGCAGACCCGGGCACTCATGTGGGAGGACGTCCTCCGGCTCCGCCGGGAGGCAGGGGTCACGATCTTCCTGACGACCCACTACATGGACGAGGCCGAGTACGCCGATCGGATCGCCATCATCGACCAGGGCTCGATCGTCGCCCTCGACACACCCGACGAGCTCAAACACCTGGTCGGGGCAGACACGGTCGAGCTCACCACCGGCGACGACGCCGTGGCATCGGCCCGCCTTTCCCGGGCCGGCTTCCGGGTGGGCGGGGGCGGTGAGACCCTGGTGGTCTTCGCCGAGAACGGTGAGGCCCAGGTCGCCCGGCTGATCGAGGTCGCCGGAGTGCCGGTGAGCAACGTCCACGTCCACCGCCCGACGCTCGACGATGTCTTCCTGCACTTCACCGGGCGTCAGATCCGCGAGGACCATGTCGAACACGCCATGCCCATGCGCATGCGGGCAATGGCTCGGCGCCGCTAGGAGAGCAGGTGGCCACCGTGGACCAGTCCAACCACAGCGCTGTCCTTGTCGATGAGGGGGAGGACCTCGCTTCGGAGCTGCGGACCATCGGCATGGTGTGGGAGCGGGAGCTCATCCGCTTCGCCCGCACCCGCACGCGGATCCTGTCGAGCTTCATGCAGCCCGTCTTGTTCCTGTTCGTCCTGGGCTACGGGATGTCGACCCTGATCGGGACGACGGAAGGCTTCGACTTCAAGAAGTTCGTGTTCCCCGGCATCGTGGCGATGTCGGTGGTCATGACGGCGATGTTCTCCGCCATCTCGATCGTCTGGGACCGCGAGTTCGGCTTCCTGCGCGAGATGGTCGTCGCCCCGGTCAGCCGGGCGGCGCTCGTGATCGGCAAGACCCTCGGGGGGGCGAGCATCGCCACGATCCAGGGCACGATCATGCTGGTGCTCGCCCCGCTCATCGGCGTGCATCTCACCGTGCTCCTCGTGGTGGAGGTGATCGGGCTCGAGCTGCTCATGGCAGTGGCGATGACGACGTTCGGGGTCTTCATCGCCAGCCGCATCCAGAAGATGGAGGGGTTCCAGGTCGTCATGCAGCTGCTGCTGTTCCCGATGCTCTTTCTCTCCGGGGCACTCTTCCCCCTGAAGGGCCTGCCGACCTGGCTGGCGGTCATCACCCGCGTCAACCCCCTCACGTATGCGGTGGACCCCCTTCGGCACGTCGTCTTCGCCGTGCAGCACATGCCGCCGGCCGCTGCGGCTCGGTTCTCGACCGGTGTGACCCTGTTCGGTTACAGGCTGCCGCTGGCGGTGGAGGTCGGCTTCGTGTGCGTCTTCGCCCTCCTGTTCCTGGTGGTGGCGGTCGCCGGCTTCGGACGACCCGAATGACCGGGGCCCGCCCTCGAGGTCGCACACGGATCGACCGGGCGCCCGAGTGTCGGGATGGGGACGCGGGCGCCGTCGGAGGGATCCGTGCGGATGTTCGGTCCCCGACGATCGGGCGTCCCGGCGCCCGGGCATTGGGGCTGGGCGGGGCTCAGAGACCCACGACCATCCGGGTGATGCGGTCCCTGATCCCGGTGGGGATGAGGGGTTGGGCGAGGGCAATGGCCCGGGCATCGGGGCCGACGAGGTAGCGGGCCCTGGGCGAACGCGCCGTGAGCGCCTTGCCGATCGTCCTTGCCACGCCCGCGGGCTGACCCATGACGCCCGAGAACATGGTGAGCAAGGTGCGAGCCCGCTCATAGCCGACCTCGTAGTCCGACCGACCGTGCCGGGCGACATCCCGGTCGAGCTCCTCCCAGATCCCGGTCTTCACCCCCCCGGGCTCGATCAGCACGACTCTGACCCTGTCGCGGACGACTTCGAGACGCAGGGCGTCGGAGGCCGCCTCGAGGGCGTGCTTGCAGGCTTGGTACCACCCGCTCAGCGGTGTCGTCGTCAACCCGTAGATCGACGAGACGTTCACGACCCTGCCCCCGCCCGATTCGCGCATGTGGGGCAGGGCCAGCCTGGCCAGCCGCATCGGCGCGACCACCATCGTCTCGAGCTGTCGACGCGCCTCCTCGTCGGTCGTGTCCTCGATGGCGCCGATGCCCGAGTACCCGGCGTTGTTGACGACCGCCCAAGGCCGCAGCTCCTCGATGACAGCGGCGCAGCGCTCGGCATCGGTCACGTCGAGCAGGATCGTGTCCACCGAGGTGCCGGAGCTCGCGGCCGCCTTGGCGACGTCTGCTCCCTTCGACTCCGACCGGACCGAACCGACCGAGTGGAACCCGAGGCCGGCCAGGTGCACCACGGTGGCCAGGCCGATGCCCGAATTGGCCCCCGTGGTCAGAACCGTCCGCTTGTCACCACTCAACGCAACGCGCCGCGTCGTCGGCTACTTCGGCGAGTGGGAGGGCCCTTCGGTCGAGCCACACCTCGTCGGTCGCCTTCACGGTCTTCTCCGCCGCCTGGGTCCGTGCACCGAGCGGTTGCCCGACGATCCGGTCCACGGTGCCGTGGTCTGTGCTGGTCATGATGCCGTCCTCGTCGATCGCGCGCCTCCCGGCGGAGGCCCCCGACCTGCAGATCACGTTGACAGCGTCGACCCAGGCGGAATAGAGCCTTTGTCCCCTGCTGCTCGTCCCCTGCTGCTCGTCCCCTGCTGCGACCCGGCTGTCGACGACCTGCAGGGGGCGGGGGCCTGGGACGCCCGGCGTGCGGCCGCGTCACCCCTGCCGTGCGAGGCGCCAGCGCGCCAGTTCGTGGTGCAGCCAGCCGCTCTCCCAGAAGCTGACGTCGCCGCCCCCGTCGAGGAGGGCCTGGTGGGCGTCGATCATGACGTCGACGGCGGCGCCGTGCGACGGCTCGCGCCGGAGGACGGCCTCGGCCAGATGGATGGCCACGACGGCCTCGCCCGCCCCGAGCCTGGTGCGCGCCCGTGCGGCCACGGCGTCGGGCCCGGCCAGGTCGACGAGCTCGGCGAGCGCTTCTCCGGGCTCCACCGGGTACAGCTCGGTAGTCGAGCGCAGGCGGAACCATCCCACGTACGTCTCCCAGATGGTGCGCACGCCCCACGCCACCGTGCCGTAGCCCTCCCCCACGCGCAGCTCGGGTGGCAGGCGGATCTCGCGCATCAGCGTGAACACGTCCGTGCCCTCGTTCATGCCGACCAGCGTCGCGCGGTGCACGTGGTCGACGGCGTCGTGGAGCCGGGCCAGCGATCCGTCGATGAGCGCCTGCCCGACGATGGGCTGGTGGCGCCCGGTCACCAGCATCGAGGGCCGCAGCGCCCGGACGGTGCGGATCGACGCCAGGTACGGCTCCACCAGGCGGTAGCGGTCGCCCCGCAGGGTGTTGAGGTTCGGGAAGTGCGGGAAGAGCGGACCCACCAGGTTGCTGATCATGCAGATGCCGTGCTGCGGCAGCCACACCACGCAGCTGTCGACGGTCTCGCCGCCCGGCGTGGCGATGAGCTCCAGTTCGAGGCCGCCCACCCGGAGCTCGAGGCGTCGCACGAAGGTGTCGTCGGGGACCGGCTTGTCCTGGCGCATGGGGATGCCCGGGTTCTGCGCGGCGATCTCCTTCGCCCGGCGGCCGCTGACGTCGAACCACACGGCGGCCGTGCGCAGCCGCAGGGCGGCGATGCGCTCGTCGTCGTGCTGGCATGCCTGGTTGTCGGCCTGGGCCACGTAGCGCGTGCCGGGCTCCCGGAACAACCCGACGCCGCCGACGTGGTCGACGTGCGCCTGGGTGGTCACGACGTACGGCGTCGGGCCCGGGCACACGGCGTCGAAGACGCGCTTGTGGTGCGGCGCCTCGTAGCCCATGCCCGTGTTCACGATCACCCGGCCGGCATCGGTCACGAGCATGTAGGCCGCCGTCGTCCCCCCCGAGCGGTACAGGAAGTCGGTCAGGCGGTGCGCCGGGTCGTCGTAGACGGGGGTCAACAGCTCCTTGCCGGGTCGCTCGTCGACCAGACGGTCCACGGCCCCCGGGTCGACGGGGGTGGTGTCGTCATGCGTCGGACTGCTGGCACTCATCGGACCTCCACCTCCACCGGGACGGCGTCGTGGTAGAAGCTGAAGTGGGCGCGCACCTCGTCGGGCCGGACGCCGAAGTCGACACGCAGGTCGTAGGCGACCTGGCCGTCCTTGTCCCGCGGGTGACCGGCGACGTAGGCCCTGATCTGCGCCCGCGCCCCGTCGGTCACGGCCAGCCCGGCTGTCTCGTAGATGCGCTCGACGGTGGCCTCGTCGTCGGCCATGAATTCGTGGAACAGCACGTCCGCCCGCCGGTCGGCCGGCACGAGGTGCCCGTCGCGGAGGGACGCCTCGAGCAGGCGGCGGATGCGGTCGGTCCAGTAGGTGAGGTACCAGTCGGGCTCCGGGGTGCGGTAGCTCATGCGGGCCGCGTAGGCCATCATCGTCGCCGCCGACTGCACCACCGACACCGGGTCGCGGTGCGTGACCACCACGGTGGCGTCCGGGAAGGTGGCGAGCAGCGGGCCCAGCTGCTCCAGGTGCTGCGGGGACTTGAGCACCCAGCGCTCGCCGGGACGACGCCACTGCAGGATCTGCAGCACCGTCTTCAGGTAGCCGTAGTGCGGGGTCTGGTCGTGCGCCAGGTAGTGGTCACGCCAGCGCGGGGCGCGGGCGACCCATTCGAGCTGGTAGCTCGAGAAGTCGGGCAGCTGCAGCTCCAGCTCCTCGTGGACGTGGTCGGGGCGCATGGGGTGCATGGCGGCCATGACGGGGAGCATGGCCTCCATGCCCTTCCAGTCCTGTTCCGCCCGGCGGTAGCGGGGGTCGGCGGCGGGTGACGCAGCCGGCGCATCGTCGGGGCCCGGTACCGGCTCGTAGCTCTCCCACAGCGGCAGCGAGCGCAGGCGCCGGTCGGCGGCGATGAGGTTGACCAGGTGGGTGGTGCCCGACCGGGGCAGCCCGACCACGACGATGGGCGAGGCGATCTCGACGTCGAGGATCTCCGGGTGCCGGGTGAGCAGGTCCCGGATGCGGAGGCGGTTGCCGGCGTAGCGCACGCAGTCCCGGAACAGCATCATCCGCCCGAGCCCGGTGCGCTCGGGGTCGGCGTCGACCTCGTCGAGCCACAGGCCGAGGCGGGCCCGGAAGTCGTCGGCCCCGAAGTCGGCGAGGTCGGTGCGCTCGACGGCGGCCGCCAGAACGGCGTCCACCGTCAGCTCGACGGGGTGGCGCTCGCCGTGGTCGAGGGCGGCGCGCTGCACGTCGGTGAGCTCGGGCTCACGCAGGTCGGTGATGCGGATGCGCGCCCCGGAGGTCATCCCTGGACCGAGAAGCCGCCGTCGACCGGGAGGGTCTGTCCGGTGACGTAGCGCGCCGCCGGGCTGGCGAGGAACAGGACGACGGGCGCGATGTCGGCGGGCGTGCCGAAGCGACGCATCGGGGTGCGCTCCAGGATCGGCTTGGTGATGGCGTCGTGCGGCATCATGATCGCGGTCATGTTGGTCTCGATGACGCCGGGCGCCACCGCGTTCACGCGGATGCCGTGGCGGGCCCAGGCGACGGCCAGGGTCTTGGTCATCTGCACCACGCCCGCCTTGGCGGCGCCGTAGCCGGGGACGAACTCGATGCCGAAGTAGCTCGCCATCGAGCCCAGGTTGACGAGGCTGGCGCCCCCGTCGACGGTGCTCGCCTCCAGGAGCGGCCGGCAGGCGCTCGCCATGCGGAAGGCGGAGAAGAGGTTGACGGCCACCACCTCCTCGAACACCGCCGGGTCGTACTCGCTGCGGCCGCCGGGCAGGTTCTGGCCGGCGTTGTTGACGAGCACGTCGAGGCCGGGCAGGGCGGCGGCCACGGCGTCGACGGCCCCGGGGTCGGGCAACCGGCAGGGGTGGTAGGCGAAACCGCTGAGGTCGTGGTCGTACTCGCCGGCCGATCCCCGGGTGCCGGTGATGGCCACCTCGGCGCCGGCGTCGCGAAAGGCGGTGGCGATGCCGAGGCCGATGCCGTTCGAGCCGCCGGTGACGAGCACGCGTGCCCCGGAGTAGTCGAAGGTGGTCGCTACCACACCGGCTCCCACCGGCCCGAGGCCGCCGAGCGCACCATCGCCAGCGCGGCGCGCACCTCGCCCAGCGAGTGCTCCGCACCCGCGGGCGCGGGGACGCCGTCGAGCACGGCCGCCTCGAAGGCGGCCATCTGGCGCTCGTAGCTCTGCAGATAGCCACCCTGGCCGACGACCGTGCCGCCGGGGTCGGACCCGTCGTAGTGCTTCACCCGCCCGAGGACGTCGATCACGAGCTCGCCGCGGCTGCCGGTGACCTGGAACAGCGGGAGTGGCGCCGTGGGCCCCGGCGACAGCACGACGTCGAAGCTGGCCACCACGCCGGACTCGAAGCGGCACAGCGCCCGGCACATGGACTCCCCCTCCATGGCCTCGAACGGGCGGGCGGTGGCCGCCACCACCTCGGACAGCTCCCCCAGCCACATGCGCAGCGGGCGCATCCAGTGCGAGCCCACGTCGAGGGCCACGCCGCCTCCGGCGTCGGCCACCGAGAAGCGCCAGTTGCCGGGGCCGGCGAACTCGGCCATGGGCGGGGCGCAGTGCCAGGCCCGCGCCGTGATCACCTCACCCACCGCACCCTCGTCGACGAGACCCTTGGTCAAGACCACCTCCGGCCAATACTGGGCGTTCTCGGCCACGAGGAAGACCGCCGGCGAGCGCCGGGCGGCGGCGAGGATGCGATCGCACGCCTCCACCGTGGGTGCCATGGGCTTCTCCAAGAGCACGTGCCGGCCGGCGTCGAGGGCGGCGACGGCCAGCCCCTCGTGGAGCCGGTGCGGGACCATGATCAGCGCGGCGTCGAAGGCGTCGGCGTCGAGGGCGTCCTCGAGGGAGCCGAACGCCTCGGCGCCGGTCTGCTTCGCCATGACCCGGGCGCGCTCGACGTCGACGTCGACGGCGGCGGTGACGTCGGTGCGCGGCGCGCCGGCGCGCAGGGCGGTCAGGTGCCACGGCGCGATGGCCCCGCACCCCACGAAGGCCAACCGCAGGCGACGCCCGGCGTCG
The window above is part of the Acidimicrobiales bacterium genome. Proteins encoded here:
- a CDS encoding phosphoribosyltransferase, producing MPFIDRADAGRRLAALLDHLRGSDVVVVGLPRGGVPVAFEVARALGAPLDVIAVRKVGVPFQPELAMGAIGEAGARVVDERVVAAAGISSEEFAAVEARERVELERRVRRFRGERPPVSLAGRTVVVVDDGIATGSTARAACQVARARGAARVVLAIPVAPPESVATLSRDADEVVCVETPVRFFAIGEFYEDFTQTSDAEVIALLERAVPLAAVTAHPTAIGGRGPSATPDPPLRDEDVEVRAGTLRLSGHLTVPEGVTGIVVFAHGSGSSRHSPRNRFVASVLNRDGLGTLLFDLLTPEEEVDRANVFDISLLGHRLVEVTRWLRADPTAATLRVGYFGASTGAAAALWAAGAPDAEIAAVVSRGGRPDLAADRLAFVAAPTLLIVGGHDDVVLDLNRRAAAQLRCEHRLEVVPGATHLFEEPGTLETAAALASGWFVGHMATSRT
- a CDS encoding sulfotransferase — encoded protein: MTSGARIRITDLREPELTDVQRAALDHGERHPVELTVDAVLAAAVERTDLADFGADDFRARLGLWLDEVDADPERTGLGRMMLFRDCVRYAGNRLRIRDLLTRHPEILDVEIASPIVVVGLPRSGTTHLVNLIAADRRLRSLPLWESYEPVPGPDDAPAASPAADPRYRRAEQDWKGMEAMLPVMAAMHPMRPDHVHEELELQLPDFSSYQLEWVARAPRWRDHYLAHDQTPHYGYLKTVLQILQWRRPGERWVLKSPQHLEQLGPLLATFPDATVVVTHRDPVSVVQSAATMMAYAARMSYRTPEPDWYLTYWTDRIRRLLEASLRDGHLVPADRRADVLFHEFMADDEATVERIYETAGLAVTDGARAQIRAYVAGHPRDKDGQVAYDLRVDFGVRPDEVRAHFSFYHDAVPVEVEVR
- a CDS encoding alkyl sulfatase dimerization domain-containing protein, whose amino-acid sequence is MSASSPTHDDTTPVDPGAVDRLVDERPGKELLTPVYDDPAHRLTDFLYRSGGTTAAYMLVTDAGRVIVNTGMGYEAPHHKRVFDAVCPGPTPYVVTTQAHVDHVGGVGLFREPGTRYVAQADNQACQHDDERIAALRLRTAAVWFDVSGRRAKEIAAQNPGIPMRQDKPVPDDTFVRRLELRVGGLELELIATPGGETVDSCVVWLPQHGICMISNLVGPLFPHFPNLNTLRGDRYRLVEPYLASIRTVRALRPSMLVTGRHQPIVGQALIDGSLARLHDAVDHVHRATLVGMNEGTDVFTLMREIRLPPELRVGEGYGTVAWGVRTIWETYVGWFRLRSTTELYPVEPGEALAELVDLAGPDAVAARARTRLGAGEAVVAIHLAEAVLRREPSHGAAVDVMIDAHQALLDGGGDVSFWESGWLHHELARWRLARQG
- a CDS encoding erythromycin esterase family protein, encoding MRSKATSAVVADNCRAIRGDVGDYDALLDLVGDRRFVLMGESSHGTHEFYRERARITRRLIDECGFTAVAVEADWPDAYRVNRYVMGLSRDKDADAALSDFRRFPAWMWRNRDVVAFVEWLRARNDAHAHATKARFYGLDLYSLRASMDAVVAYLDRVDPIEARRARDRYSCFDEVGGEGQAYGYGLAFSGAIPCENEVVAQLIELRRRADAYLRRDGWIADDEFFFAEQNARLVRNAEEYYQQMYRAEASSWNLRDRHMAGTLDALVEHLDRHLPRAKVVVWEHNSHVGDARATEMSARGELNVGQLARQRYGKQCLLVGLTTFDGTVTAATDWGGPAERKRVRPASADSHEALLHQSGVPRFMLDAMTPPVHEILAVPRLERAIGVIYRPQTERRSHYFEARLADQFDAVIHFDRTQALEPLERSPLWDEGEPPETFPSGL
- a CDS encoding SDR family NAD(P)-dependent oxidoreductase, giving the protein MSGDKRTVLTTGANSGIGLATVVHLAGLGFHSVGSVRSESKGADVAKAAASSGTSVDTILLDVTDAERCAAVIEELRPWAVVNNAGYSGIGAIEDTTDEEARRQLETMVVAPMRLARLALPHMRESGGGRVVNVSSIYGLTTTPLSGWYQACKHALEAASDALRLEVVRDRVRVVLIEPGGVKTGIWEELDRDVARHGRSDYEVGYERARTLLTMFSGVMGQPAGVARTIGKALTARSPRARYLVGPDARAIALAQPLIPTGIRDRITRMVVGL
- a CDS encoding serine hydrolase domain-containing protein, with protein sequence MFAPAVSYFGQLFNSGSRGGAGLAVRLHGRPVVDVWAGFADRRRSRPWERDTVTICFSTTKGVAATVIHRLADRGLVDYDAPVASYWPDFGAAGKQAITVRQLLSHQAGLHSMTDLVDGPEALLDHIALEERLAARPSDPWPGHPGYHAITFGWLLAGLARRVTGLGMADLVRAELAEPLGTDGLCIGMPPDGVGRFAPSLGRTPPVRPTPPLFASMSARSMPTLRKVELTRRFLEALYVPYLDRLLTGPSPSVLNTEMPSVNGLFSAHALAKLYAVIANDGEVEGIRLLSPETVRALSEVQTRAHDAVIGMRMNWRMGYHRAGARGYRGDSAFGHYGFGGSGGWADPATGLSFGFVTNELRLIQAPVGGDQRIFRLAGLVLRSARALHGGRRTR
- a CDS encoding ATP-binding cassette domain-containing protein, which codes for MNADLAAVAAGVPAPGMREGAADRPEPAVEASGLSKRYGEVEAVKDVSFSVSRGEVFAFLGPNGAGKTTTIKMLCTLARPTGGTATVGGFDVQRQPKAVRRHIGLVFQEQTLDDQLTAEENLRFHAVLYHVPRAEVDGRIDRVLRLVALESRRKDLISTFSGGMARRLEIARGMVHTPAVLFLDEPTIGLDPQTRALMWEDVLRLRREAGVTIFLTTHYMDEAEYADRIAIIDQGSIVALDTPDELKHLVGADTVELTTGDDAVASARLSRAGFRVGGGGETLVVFAENGEAQVARLIEVAGVPVSNVHVHRPTLDDVFLHFTGRQIREDHVEHAMPMRMRAMARRR
- a CDS encoding ABC transporter permease — encoded protein: MATVDQSNHSAVLVDEGEDLASELRTIGMVWERELIRFARTRTRILSSFMQPVLFLFVLGYGMSTLIGTTEGFDFKKFVFPGIVAMSVVMTAMFSAISIVWDREFGFLREMVVAPVSRAALVIGKTLGGASIATIQGTIMLVLAPLIGVHLTVLLVVEVIGLELLMAVAMTTFGVFIASRIQKMEGFQVVMQLLLFPMLFLSGALFPLKGLPTWLAVITRVNPLTYAVDPLRHVVFAVQHMPPAAAARFSTGVTLFGYRLPLAVEVGFVCVFALLFLVVAVAGFGRPE